The Henningerozyma blattae CBS 6284 chromosome 6, complete genome genomic interval TCTGTCGTATAAGATCAAATCGTATgccaaaatttaaaatataacaaataaagaatagCTTCTACTCAAATTAAACTGCTACTATAGACCTATGCATTCGAATCTATTGATTTTTGCAATTTATTTGGATCAGCACCAACTATTGTATCAACGTTTTGATTGTTCTTGTTTAGCACAAAAGTTGGCACAGCAGTAATATTTGCTGCTCTTGCAATTTCAGGGTTCTCATCGATGTCAAtcttgaagaaattaaccTTTTTGGGTTCACTATAGGTTTCTACCATTTTAGAAAGATGTGGAGCCATAGCTTTGCATGGTCCACACCACGTAGCATAGAAATCAAATACCGACAAATTAGTACTGCCTAACtgtttattatattcttcaatgtttgaaattttctttattttagAATAAGACGATTGAAgtcttttaaaatattgggAATTGTGTGTGAACCTTAATGGCGAGAAAGTTCTTGGAGCGGCAGTTCTGATAGATGTCTTAAACatgattatatttaatagtttTGGCTGTTTGTTGGTAGCTCTGAATATGCTCTTTGGCTCACAAACTACTGAAGGGGGAAAATTTTGTTGGTGTATCACAAGGTAATAATAGTCACTCCCTTTTATTGCTTTTTTATATAGCTCTACGTTTTCATTTTGCATTACTAATGCCGATAATAAAAAGCTAGATTTCTATTGGACACAAATAATAGTGATAgcaaaaaaatgaaaattgaaTCATCATAATAATCCAGAATGATATAAGGccaataat includes:
- the TRX3 gene encoding Trx3p (similar to Saccharomyces cerevisiae TRX3 (YCR083W); ancestral locus Anc_6.359): MQNENVELYKKAIKGSDYYYLVIHQQNFPPSVVCEPKSIFRATNKQPKLLNIIMFKTSIRTAAPRTFSPLRFTHNSQYFKRLQSSYSKIKKISNIEEYNKQLGSTNLSVFDFYATWCGPCKAMAPHLSKMVETYSEPKKVNFFKIDIDENPEIARAANITAVPTFVLNKNNQNVDTIVGADPNKLQKSIDSNA